The Equus asinus isolate D_3611 breed Donkey chromosome 22, EquAss-T2T_v2, whole genome shotgun sequence genome has a segment encoding these proteins:
- the LOC106837435 gene encoding small ribosomal subunit protein eS4, X isoform-like produces MARGPKKHLKRLAAPKHWMLDKLTGVFAPRSSTGPHKLRECLPVIIFLRNRLKYALTGDEVKKICMQRFIKIDGKVRTDVTYPAGFMDVISIDKTGENFRLIYDTKGRFAVHRITPEEAKYKLCKVRKTFVGPKGIPHLVTHDARTIRYPDPLIKVNDTIQIDLETGKITDFIKFDAGNLCMVTGGANLGRIGVITNRERYPGSFEVVHVKDANGNSFATRLSNIFVIGKGNKPWISLPRGKGIRLTIAEERDVRLATKQSSG; encoded by the coding sequence ATGGCTCGTGGTCCCAAGAAGCATCTGAAACGTTTAGCGGCTCCGAAGCATTGGATGCTGGATAAACTGACCGGAGTGTTTGCTCCTCGGTCCTCTACCGGTCCCCACAAGCTGAGAGAATGTCTCCCAGTCATCATTTTCCTGAGAAACAGACTTAAGTATGCCCTGACGGGAGATGAAGTAAAGAAGATCTGCATGCAGCGGTTCATCAAGATTGATGGCAAGGTGCGCACTGATGTAACCTACCCTGCTGGTTTTATGGACGTCATCAGCATTGACAAGACCGGAGAGAATTTCCGTCTGATCTATGACACCAAGGGTCGCTTCGCTGTTCATCGTATTACACCTGAAGAGGCCAAGTACAAGTTGTGCAAAGTGAGAAAGACTTTTGTGGGCCCAAAAGGAATCCCTCATCTGGTGACCCATGATGCTCGCACCATCCGCTACCCTGATCCTCTCATCAAGGTGAACGACACCATTCAGATCGACTTGGAGACTGGCAAGATTACTGATTTCATCAAGTTCGATGCTGGGAACCTGTGTATGGTGACCGGAGGTGCTAACCTGGGAAGAATTGGTGTGATCACCAACAGAGAGAGATACCCTGGCTCTTTCGAGGTGGTTCATGTGAAAGATGCCAACGGCAACAGCTTCGCCACCCGGCTCTCCAACATTTTCGTCATTGGCAAAGGCAACAAACCGTGGATTTCCCTTCCCCGTGGAAAGGGCATCCGCCTCACCATTGCTGAAGAGAGAGATGTGAGACTGGCAACCAAACAGAGCAGTGGCTGA
- the DPPA3 gene encoding developmental pluripotency-associated protein 3 has protein sequence MDSSKLNPTWAVESSQTPSEENSQEDSAASPPVSEALIKNLSNLTLNPSTKFPALLPEHPSQQPDREKKFQGLSDDIPYRRRGVRTLLTVRKERMQRMIQIIKYRYSGQLPVLQRESRQKEIEVESRIQRFRCSCHYCLYHRDVSENTENNYDTESTEP, from the exons ATGGACTCATCCAAGCTTAATCCAACCTGGGCCGTGGAGTCCTCTCAGACGCCCAGTGAAGAAAATTCCCAGGAAGACTCAG CTGCCTCGCCACCTGTTTCAGAAGCACTAATAAAGAACCTTAGTAACTTGACTCTCAACCCTAGTACCAAATTCCCTGCCCTTCTACCAGAACATCCATCCCAACAGCCcgacagagaaaagaaattccaagggttaaGTGATGACATACCCTACAGGAGGAGGGGAGTAAGGACATTGCTAACTGTTCGGAAAGAAAGGATGCAAAGGATGATACAAATTATTAAATACCGCTACTCCGGCCAACTTCCTGTG cTTCAAAGAGAATCACGGCAGAAGGAAATTGAG GTTGAATCAAGAATTCAAAGATTTAGATGTAGCTGTCATTATTGCCTGTATCATAGAGATGTTTCTGAGAATACGGAGAACAACTATGACACAGAGTCGACTGAGCCATAA